One window of the Chanodichthys erythropterus isolate Z2021 chromosome 2, ASM2448905v1, whole genome shotgun sequence genome contains the following:
- the LOC137031654 gene encoding histone-lysine N-methyltransferase ASH1L-like isoform X4, with protein sequence MDKKRQKATPAPRLEKEERTEDRKRMRKTKGAEPEASSKNTNIELKPQQQTRPGELTDTKSDQSDGNVRMKIGVGAKRTKKPPKSLENFICRPTIRISQRLAHGDGHSSCGGEVSSSEIRVGKQSNREIQKNSNNSISPKGSTRMNLPLPTSSKKGDSTPVITASKKTPSKNMRKTDSKSLFPSDGPSHAVQPQTDSKVPLSDRVTSSTLLKQTNSPPAAPSPPSSLQQISSPQDSTQVLNVQKEKGKDLPTGEVMTSSLSSECSKVMTLNAQASQQSSSSLENDSTSFPISCSENSLKQTPCPPKKTSRVRESHVDKVLNANEKEDGDSACSKNMCNTITNKMENGLLHQASPSIKIPLFLSASDKSAESATPENSTCTKELLESKERNKKYNESEVIDDTRKMAMEPAQTVAVQPNDGSRMGHIIDKNKKKDRHSSNQEEDAQCSSQTSSCADSQFNSSVLSDESPLHPKQNTTSQNNQNAVEMTKMANKGEKMDLVKTVNVSSTASKMIPQKTKPIKVPYMKSSKALSSQQGKTRPVGRPPKSKQLQHPSPRSETSSLEPPPKKRGRPKIIRLDESPQGSQSQKSSTKLPILEHSNVPDPEHGLKLPKPTPKIQVHPKCSSSVKTKKSKSQDSSSGKKGAEGKLKPSLTKARDAQIRRKRNRLIMKTIIKNINKMRVKKKDKVLTQFLSGQSQSYTTDFAQKNNEGDADCSVSDGTHSLSSLLTSFGAKLGPQINVSKRGTIYIGKRRGRKPKTQREASGQDSGQVLNQKSQQVLTESSNQLNSLSTSDEHSHSFNGQSALCSFPYSFKHLESPSPTISSYRRKLHPGNHEYDQHSAPKVTSSQKVKAVPEEKSKPPSSSQSAPHPSATSQLGSVRIQDHRTTHLARSALMEQERLKYKCHRKGHNCFSHDKTRRHKHKCKKKFLQLRAKRQDPAFLAEVEELVVRLSEIHIVHHISSRGCGDEAKSGRKSGKGKAHVLQCLPQNLHHPTMFQINFSGYYSPQSEFSRDSLHYVGMADFKRNNGCPSQPGEHIVTHCPVVHKLGFPLSGGGCYHSPYKMPLSTTSFGFGLYSGYPPSATIYPSSPFLPSYVHPYSKNSILSPSKFHKRKHKFLKRDSVLCSGKPQATYANVTSHSSSDWFSRNSWQRKDNREQGRDKRFVDDRLREREGTEGLLGQSKLRKDHFRRGLSSNSPCSSSTPLKQTDQQKTSPLSYIGPAHLRPISKVRWAEHQQPWRWRESFQVEPRNRGLNQEAGSGYQEDDDEGDEDLPSPPLVDRTIHHHAFLRNPNLASSGYSRMTGQRSTDGVQCASRNLMRPGSSMMKESCSAGGKRTSESFQPGSSLFREHYPHASPSLNEGQEGGGREKRPNISKTHFQTNDIRLFSSCSSTKNSLSHLNNSKDTTQNKGTLKHAKKPLRKKNPKGQEVTGSEVKRRGPGRPRKNPAPCFFPTLLATPLHHEVTECPAKRNKGERDDYTVLNAIETMAQHEKRQRRKKRDEARSNKGQVDEGKDVTLSQEPSQSHVDTSSPSQDPSVSVNSQSEKRSAVPHEKKYEWAGLYSNVYKSENPRSLSSPVHTDCLEYDPEEHEHGLLPAPLHVGKYLRLKRIDFQLPYDIYQLCAYKKRPKKSKTPRKTAPSDGSVDVMSHTQTEDSFCKPHKHSVTRDCVSDSLNRNVSCRPTTEEVEEEISETDTDNKLPNQSDPLEQQEKGNDAETVPSPLLMMPLSFEERSFVLEHGIFLVRNYEKMRDRQALLLREEVTEQEKENKEDGGSSQSQKGDLEDTSTNFLMKNMASAIPPPLFSSPSFMLSGP encoded by the exons ATGGATAAGAAAAGGCAAAAAGCAACACCTGCACCAAGACTGGAGAAAGAAGAGAGGACAGAagacaggaagaggatgagaAAAACCAAAGGGGCTGAACCAGAAGCTTCCTCAAAGAATACTAACATCGAACTTAAGCCCCAGCAGCAGACTAGGCCAGGGGAGTTAACAGATACAAAGTCTGACCAGTCAGATGGAAATGTAAGAATGAAAATAGGGGTTGGAGCAAAACGGACAAAGAAGCCCCCAAAGAGCCTTGAGAATTTCATATGCAGGCCCACAATTAGGATCTCTCAAAGGCTTGCACACGGAGATGGTCATAGTTCATGTGGAGGTGAAGTCTCCAGTTCTGAAATCAGAGTGGGCAAGCAGTCAAATCGAGAGATTCAGAAAAATAGCAACAATTCCATTTCTCCAAAAGGTTCCACAAGAATGAATCTCCCACTTCCCACTTCATCCAAAAAAGGTGACTCTACACCAGTCATTACAGCCTCTAAAAAG ACTCCATCAAAAAATATGAGGAAGACTGACTCAAAGTCATTATTCCCATCAGATGGACCTTCTCATGCAGTTCAACCACAGACAGATAGCAAAGTGCCACTTTCAGATAGGGTAACTTCCTCTACCTTGCTGAAACAGACGAATTCACCTCCAGCTGCCCCTTCTCCACCTTCCTCATTACAACAGATCTCCAGTCCACAAGACAGCACGCAAgttttaaatgttcaaaaagAAAAGGGCAAAGATCTCCCAACTGGAGAAGTAATGACCTCCTCCCTCAGTTCAGaatgttcaaaggttatgactCTGAATGCTCAGGCATCTCAGCAGTCTTCTTCCAGTCTTGAAAATGACAGCACATCGTTTCCAATATCATGTAGTGAGAATTCACTCAAGCAAACTCCCTGTCCTCCAAAAAAGACTTCTAGAGTCAGGGAAAGTCATGTTGACAAGGTTTTGAATGCAAATGAGAAAGAGGATGGAGATTCTGCATGTTCCAAGAACATGTGTAACACCATAACTAACAAAATGGAAAATGGTTTATTGCATCAAGCAAGTCCCTCTATCAAGATACCTCTGTTCCTTTCTGCTTCAGATAAATCTGCTGAATCAGCAACTCCTGAGAACAGCACTTGTACAAAAGAGTTACTGGAGAGCAAAGAAAGAAACAAGAAGTATAATGAAAGTGAAGTCATAGATGACACCAGAAAAATGGCCATGGAACCTGCCCAAACAGTTGCTGTTCAGCCAAATGATGGCAGCAGAATGGGGCATATCATTGACAAGAATAAGAAAAAAGATAGGCATAGTTCAAACCAGGAAGAAGATGCGCAGTGTTCCTCTCAAACTTCCAGCTGTGCAGATTCTCAGTTTAACAGTTCTGTTCTAAGTGATGAGTCACCGTTACACCCCAAACAAAACACCACCTCACAGAACAATCAAAACGCTGTTGAGATGACAAAGATGGCAAATAAAGGGGAGAAGATGGATCTTGTCAAAACTGTTAATGTTAGTTCCACTGCCTCTAAAATGATacctcaaaaaacaaaacctaTAAAAGTTCCTTACATGAAGTCCTCAAAGGCATTGTCATCACAGCAGGGTAAAACAAGACCAGTTGGACGACCTCCTAAATCTAAACAACTGCAACATCCATCACCCAGATCAGAAACCTCATCCCTTGAGCCCCCTCCTAAGAAAAGAGGTCGTCCAAAAATCATCAGGTTGGATGAGTCTCCTCAGGGAAGTCAGTCTCAGAAGTCTTCTACTAAGCTCCCCATACTTGAACACTCAAATGTCCCTGATCCAGAGCATGGACTGAAACTCCCAAAGCCAACACCCAAAATACAAGTTCATCCCAAATGTTCCTCCTCTGTCAAGACAAAGAAATCTAAATCACAAGACTCATCATCTGGAAAGAAGGGTGCTGAAGGAAAACTCAAACCCTCCTTGACCAAAGCTAGAGATGCTCAAATCCGCCGCAAACGAAATAGGTTAATAATGAAAAcaattatcaaaaatatcaataagATGAGAGTAAAGAAGAAGGATAAAGTACTCACACAGTTTCTTTCAGGGCAAAGCCAAAGTTACACAACTGATTTTGCTCAGAAGAACAATGAAGGTGATGCTGATTGTTCAGTTTCAGATGGTACACACTCTTTATCCTCACTTCTTACATCTTTTGGGGCAAAACTTGGCCCACAAATTAATGTCAGCAAACGTGGGACTATCTACATAGGAAAAAGGAGAGGTCGTAAGCCTAAAACTCAGAGGGAAGCTTCTGGCCAAGACTCAGGCCAAGTTCTGAATCAAAAGTCTCAGCAAGTCTTGACAGAATCTTCAAATCAGTTGAACTCTTTGTCCACCTCTGATGAACATAGCCATTCATTTAATGGCCAATCTGCTTTGTGCAGCTTCCCCTATTCATTTAAACATCTTGAGTCCCCTTCACCCACTATTAGTTCTTACCGGAGAAAGCTTCATCCTGGCAACCATGAATATGATCAACATTCTGCTCCAAAGGTAACCAGTTCCCAAAAGGTTAAAGCAGTACCTGAAGAGAAATCTAAACCTCCCTCCTCTTCACAGTCAGCACCACACCCTTCGGCCACATCCCAGTTAGGCTCTGTAAGGATTCAAGACCACAGAACAACACACCTTGCACGATCAGCATTGATGGAGCAAGAAAGACTCAAATACAAGTGCCATAGAAAAGGTCATAATTGCTTTAGCCATGATAAGACTAGGAGACATAAACACAAATGTAAGAAAAAGTTTCTTCAGCTCAGGGCCAAAAGGCAAGACCCAGCTTTTCTGGCAGAGGTTGAGGAGTTAGTGGTAAGACTTAGTGAGATTCATATTGTACATCATATATCATCACGCGGGTGTGGGGATGAAGCTAAGTCTGGAAGAAAGAGTGGGAAAGGTAAAGCTCACGTTCTTCAGTGTCTGCCGCAAAACCTTCACCATCCGACCATGTTTCAGATCAACTTCAGTGGTTACTACTCACCTCAGTCAGAGTTTTCCCGTGACTCTCTGCATTATGTTGGAATGGCagattttaaaaggaacaaCGGATGCCCATCACAACCAGGTGAACATATTGTTACACATTGTCCAGTAGTGCACAAACTTGGCTTCCCACTGTCAGGAGGTGGTTGTTACCACTCGCCCTACAAAATGCCACTCTCTACCACCTCATTTGGTTTTGGACTTTATAGTGGATACCCTCCATCTGCAACTATATACCCTTCGTCACCTTTTTTACCCTCTTATGTGCACCCCTACTCCAAAAATTCCATTTTAAGCCCATCAAAGTTCCATAAAAGGAAGCATAAGTTTCTGAAACGCGACTCTGTTCTTTGTAGTGGGAAGCCACAGGCGACGTATGCTAATGTAACATCTCATTCTTCTAGTGATTGGTTCAGTAGAAATAGCTGGCAAAGAAAAGACAACAGAGAGCAAGGTAGAGATAAAAGATTTGTGGATGATAGGCTTAGAGAAAGAGAAGGAACAGAGGGTTTACTAGGACAAAGTAAGCTCAGGAAAGACCATTTCAGAAGAGGTCTGTCCTCAAATTCACCCTGCTCTTCCTCAACACCCTTAAAACAAACAGACCAACAAAAAACTTCACCACTTTCATATATAGGACCTGCACACCTGAGACCGATATCAAAAGTTAGGTGGGCAGAGCATCAGCAGCCATGGAGGTGGAGAGAGAGCTTTCAGGTAGAGCCAAGGAACAGGGGCTTAAACCAAGAAGCTGGGTCAGGGTACCaggaggatgatgatgaaggtGATGAAGACCTACCATCACCTCCGCTAGTAGACAGAACAATCCACCATCACGCTTTCCTGAGAAATCCCAACCTTGCTAGCAGTGGGTACAGTCGAATGACAGGCCAAAGGAGTACTGATGGAGTACAGTGTGCTTCAAGAAACTTAATGAGACCTGGAAGCTCAATGATGAAGGAGTCTTGCTCAGCTGGAGGCAAAAGAACATCAG AGAGCTTCCAGCCTGGCAGTTCACTCTTCCGTGAGCACTATCCGCATGCTAGTCCATCGCTTAATGAAGGACAAGAGGGAGGAGGAAGAGAGAAAAGACCCAACATCagcaaaacacattttcagaCCAATGATATCAGGCTTTTTTCCTCTTGTTCTTCTACCAAAAACAGCCtttctcatttaaataattctaaAGACACAACACAGAACAAGGGTACACTGAAACATGCCAAAAAGCCTCTCAGGAAGAAGAACCCCAAAGGTCAAGAGGTCACAGGAAGTGAGGTGAAGCGGAGGGGACCAGGTCGACCAAGGAAAAACCCTGCACCGTGTTTTTTTCCAACTCTACTGGCCACACCTTTGCATCATGAAGTGACAGAATGTCCGGCAAAACGGAACAAAGGTGAAAGAGATGATTACACAGTGCTCAATGCGATTGAGACCATGGCTCAACATGAGAAAAGgcaaagaaggaaaaaaagagaTGAAGCTAGAAGCAACAAAGGTCAGGTAGATGAAGGAAAAGATGTAACTCTGAGCCAAGAGCCCTCACAGTCGCACGTTGACACATCCTCACCTTCCCAGGACCCATCAGTGTCAgtaaacagccaatcagagaagAGGTCTGCTGTGCCACATGAAAAGAAATACGAGTGGGCGGGGCTTTACTCAAATGTGTACAAAAGCGAGAA CCCCAGGAGTCTGTCCTCTCCAGTACACACAGACTGCCTTGAGTACGATCCTGAAGAACATGAGCACGGCCTGCTTCCTGCACCTTTACACGTAG GAAAGTATCTGAGGTTGAAACGGATTGACTTTCAGTTGCCCTATGACATATATCAACTCTGTGCATACAaaaag CGTCCTAAAAAATCAAAGACCCCACGAAAGACAGCCCCATCCG ATGGGTCTGTTGATGTAATGTCTCACACTCAGACTGAAGACAGTTTCTGTAAACCTCATAAACACAGTGTGACTCGTGACTGTGTTTCTGACAGCCTTAATAG AAATGTCAGCTGTAGACCAACTACAGAGGAGGTTGAAGAAGAAATCAGTGAAACAGACACTGATAATAAGCTTCCTAATCAATCTGACCCTTTGGAACAGCAG GAGAAAGGCAATGATGCTGAAACTGTCCCCTCCCCTCTCCTGATGATGCCCTTGTCTTTTGAGGAGAG GAGTTTTGTCTTGGAGCATGGCATTTTTCTGGTGAGAAACTATGAAAAAATGAGAGACAGACAGGCATTGCTCCTGAGGGAGGAGGTGACAGAGcaagagaaagaaaacaaagaagATGGAGGGAGCAGCCAAAGTCAGAAAGGGGATCTGGAAGACACCAGCACTAA TTTCTTGATGAAGAACATGGCATCAGCTATTCCTCCtcctctcttctcctctccctcCTTCATGCTCAGCGGGCCGTAG
- the LOC137031654 gene encoding histone-lysine N-methyltransferase ASH1L-like isoform X8: MDKKRQKATPAPRLEKEERTEDRKRMRKTKGAEPEASSKNTNIELKPQQQTRPGELTDTKSDQSDGNVRMKIGVGAKRTKKPPKSLENFICRPTIRISQRLAHGDGHSSCGGEVSSSEIRVGKQSNREIQKNSNNSISPKGSTRMNLPLPTSSKKGDSTPVITASKKTPSKNMRKTDSKSLFPSDGPSHAVQPQTDSKVPLSDRVTSSTLLKQTNSPPAAPSPPSSLQQISSPQDSTQVLNVQKEKGKDLPTGEVMTSSLSSECSKVMTLNAQASQQSSSSLENDSTSFPISCSENSLKQTPCPPKKTSRVRESHVDKVLNANEKEDGDSACSKNMCNTITNKMENGLLHQASPSIKIPLFLSASDKSAESATPENSTCTKELLESKERNKKYNESEVIDDTRKMAMEPAQTVAVQPNDGSRMGHIIDKNKKKDRHSSNQEEDAQCSSQTSSCADSQFNSSVLSDESPLHPKQNTTSQNNQNAVEMTKMANKGEKMDLVKTVNVSSTASKMIPQKTKPIKVPYMKSSKALSSQQGKTRPVGRPPKSKQLQHPSPRSETSSLEPPPKKRGRPKIIRLDESPQGSQSQKSSTKLPILEHSNVPDPEHGLKLPKPTPKIQVHPKCSSSVKTKKSKSQDSSSGKKGAEGKLKPSLTKARDAQIRRKRNRLIMKTIIKNINKMRVKKKDKVLTQFLSGQSQSYTTDFAQKNNEGDADCSVSDGTHSLSSLLTSFGAKLGPQINVSKRGTIYIGKRRGRKPKTQREASGQDSGQVLNQKSQQVLTESSNQLNSLSTSDEHSHSFNGQSALCSFPYSFKHLESPSPTISSYRRKLHPGNHEYDQHSAPKVTSSQKVKAVPEEKSKPPSSSQSAPHPSATSQLGSVRIQDHRTTHLARSALMEQERLKYKCHRKGHNCFSHDKTRRHKHKCKKKFLQLRAKRQDPAFLAEVEELVVRLSEIHIVHHISSRGCGDEAKSGRKSGKGKAHVLQCLPQNLHHPTMFQINFSGYYSPQSEFSRDSLHYVGMADFKRNNGCPSQPGEHIVTHCPVVHKLGFPLSGGGCYHSPYKMPLSTTSFGFGLYSGYPPSATIYPSSPFLPSYVHPYSKNSILSPSKFHKRKHKFLKRDSVLCSGKPQATYANVTSHSSSDWFSRNSWQRKDNREQGRDKRFVDDRLREREGTEGLLGQSKLRKDHFRRGLSSNSPCSSSTPLKQTDQQKTSPLSYIGPAHLRPISKVRWAEHQQPWRWRESFQVEPRNRGLNQEAGSGYQEDDDEGDEDLPSPPLVDRTIHHHAFLRNPNLASSGYSRMTGQRSTDGVQCASRNLMRPGSSMMKESCSAGGKRTSESFQPGSSLFREHYPHASPSLNEGQEGGGREKRPNISKTHFQTNDIRLFSSCSSTKNSLSHLNNSKDTTQNKGTLKHAKKPLRKKNPKGQEVTGSEVKRRGPGRPRKNPAPCFFPTLLATPLHHEVTECPAKRNKGERDDYTVLNAIETMAQHEKRQRRKKRDEARSNKGQVDEGKDVTLSQEPSQSHVDTSSPSQDPSVSVNSQSEKRSAVPHEKKYEWAGLYSNVYKSENPRSLSSPVHTDCLEYDPEEHEHGLLPAPLHESI; this comes from the exons ATGGATAAGAAAAGGCAAAAAGCAACACCTGCACCAAGACTGGAGAAAGAAGAGAGGACAGAagacaggaagaggatgagaAAAACCAAAGGGGCTGAACCAGAAGCTTCCTCAAAGAATACTAACATCGAACTTAAGCCCCAGCAGCAGACTAGGCCAGGGGAGTTAACAGATACAAAGTCTGACCAGTCAGATGGAAATGTAAGAATGAAAATAGGGGTTGGAGCAAAACGGACAAAGAAGCCCCCAAAGAGCCTTGAGAATTTCATATGCAGGCCCACAATTAGGATCTCTCAAAGGCTTGCACACGGAGATGGTCATAGTTCATGTGGAGGTGAAGTCTCCAGTTCTGAAATCAGAGTGGGCAAGCAGTCAAATCGAGAGATTCAGAAAAATAGCAACAATTCCATTTCTCCAAAAGGTTCCACAAGAATGAATCTCCCACTTCCCACTTCATCCAAAAAAGGTGACTCTACACCAGTCATTACAGCCTCTAAAAAG ACTCCATCAAAAAATATGAGGAAGACTGACTCAAAGTCATTATTCCCATCAGATGGACCTTCTCATGCAGTTCAACCACAGACAGATAGCAAAGTGCCACTTTCAGATAGGGTAACTTCCTCTACCTTGCTGAAACAGACGAATTCACCTCCAGCTGCCCCTTCTCCACCTTCCTCATTACAACAGATCTCCAGTCCACAAGACAGCACGCAAgttttaaatgttcaaaaagAAAAGGGCAAAGATCTCCCAACTGGAGAAGTAATGACCTCCTCCCTCAGTTCAGaatgttcaaaggttatgactCTGAATGCTCAGGCATCTCAGCAGTCTTCTTCCAGTCTTGAAAATGACAGCACATCGTTTCCAATATCATGTAGTGAGAATTCACTCAAGCAAACTCCCTGTCCTCCAAAAAAGACTTCTAGAGTCAGGGAAAGTCATGTTGACAAGGTTTTGAATGCAAATGAGAAAGAGGATGGAGATTCTGCATGTTCCAAGAACATGTGTAACACCATAACTAACAAAATGGAAAATGGTTTATTGCATCAAGCAAGTCCCTCTATCAAGATACCTCTGTTCCTTTCTGCTTCAGATAAATCTGCTGAATCAGCAACTCCTGAGAACAGCACTTGTACAAAAGAGTTACTGGAGAGCAAAGAAAGAAACAAGAAGTATAATGAAAGTGAAGTCATAGATGACACCAGAAAAATGGCCATGGAACCTGCCCAAACAGTTGCTGTTCAGCCAAATGATGGCAGCAGAATGGGGCATATCATTGACAAGAATAAGAAAAAAGATAGGCATAGTTCAAACCAGGAAGAAGATGCGCAGTGTTCCTCTCAAACTTCCAGCTGTGCAGATTCTCAGTTTAACAGTTCTGTTCTAAGTGATGAGTCACCGTTACACCCCAAACAAAACACCACCTCACAGAACAATCAAAACGCTGTTGAGATGACAAAGATGGCAAATAAAGGGGAGAAGATGGATCTTGTCAAAACTGTTAATGTTAGTTCCACTGCCTCTAAAATGATacctcaaaaaacaaaacctaTAAAAGTTCCTTACATGAAGTCCTCAAAGGCATTGTCATCACAGCAGGGTAAAACAAGACCAGTTGGACGACCTCCTAAATCTAAACAACTGCAACATCCATCACCCAGATCAGAAACCTCATCCCTTGAGCCCCCTCCTAAGAAAAGAGGTCGTCCAAAAATCATCAGGTTGGATGAGTCTCCTCAGGGAAGTCAGTCTCAGAAGTCTTCTACTAAGCTCCCCATACTTGAACACTCAAATGTCCCTGATCCAGAGCATGGACTGAAACTCCCAAAGCCAACACCCAAAATACAAGTTCATCCCAAATGTTCCTCCTCTGTCAAGACAAAGAAATCTAAATCACAAGACTCATCATCTGGAAAGAAGGGTGCTGAAGGAAAACTCAAACCCTCCTTGACCAAAGCTAGAGATGCTCAAATCCGCCGCAAACGAAATAGGTTAATAATGAAAAcaattatcaaaaatatcaataagATGAGAGTAAAGAAGAAGGATAAAGTACTCACACAGTTTCTTTCAGGGCAAAGCCAAAGTTACACAACTGATTTTGCTCAGAAGAACAATGAAGGTGATGCTGATTGTTCAGTTTCAGATGGTACACACTCTTTATCCTCACTTCTTACATCTTTTGGGGCAAAACTTGGCCCACAAATTAATGTCAGCAAACGTGGGACTATCTACATAGGAAAAAGGAGAGGTCGTAAGCCTAAAACTCAGAGGGAAGCTTCTGGCCAAGACTCAGGCCAAGTTCTGAATCAAAAGTCTCAGCAAGTCTTGACAGAATCTTCAAATCAGTTGAACTCTTTGTCCACCTCTGATGAACATAGCCATTCATTTAATGGCCAATCTGCTTTGTGCAGCTTCCCCTATTCATTTAAACATCTTGAGTCCCCTTCACCCACTATTAGTTCTTACCGGAGAAAGCTTCATCCTGGCAACCATGAATATGATCAACATTCTGCTCCAAAGGTAACCAGTTCCCAAAAGGTTAAAGCAGTACCTGAAGAGAAATCTAAACCTCCCTCCTCTTCACAGTCAGCACCACACCCTTCGGCCACATCCCAGTTAGGCTCTGTAAGGATTCAAGACCACAGAACAACACACCTTGCACGATCAGCATTGATGGAGCAAGAAAGACTCAAATACAAGTGCCATAGAAAAGGTCATAATTGCTTTAGCCATGATAAGACTAGGAGACATAAACACAAATGTAAGAAAAAGTTTCTTCAGCTCAGGGCCAAAAGGCAAGACCCAGCTTTTCTGGCAGAGGTTGAGGAGTTAGTGGTAAGACTTAGTGAGATTCATATTGTACATCATATATCATCACGCGGGTGTGGGGATGAAGCTAAGTCTGGAAGAAAGAGTGGGAAAGGTAAAGCTCACGTTCTTCAGTGTCTGCCGCAAAACCTTCACCATCCGACCATGTTTCAGATCAACTTCAGTGGTTACTACTCACCTCAGTCAGAGTTTTCCCGTGACTCTCTGCATTATGTTGGAATGGCagattttaaaaggaacaaCGGATGCCCATCACAACCAGGTGAACATATTGTTACACATTGTCCAGTAGTGCACAAACTTGGCTTCCCACTGTCAGGAGGTGGTTGTTACCACTCGCCCTACAAAATGCCACTCTCTACCACCTCATTTGGTTTTGGACTTTATAGTGGATACCCTCCATCTGCAACTATATACCCTTCGTCACCTTTTTTACCCTCTTATGTGCACCCCTACTCCAAAAATTCCATTTTAAGCCCATCAAAGTTCCATAAAAGGAAGCATAAGTTTCTGAAACGCGACTCTGTTCTTTGTAGTGGGAAGCCACAGGCGACGTATGCTAATGTAACATCTCATTCTTCTAGTGATTGGTTCAGTAGAAATAGCTGGCAAAGAAAAGACAACAGAGAGCAAGGTAGAGATAAAAGATTTGTGGATGATAGGCTTAGAGAAAGAGAAGGAACAGAGGGTTTACTAGGACAAAGTAAGCTCAGGAAAGACCATTTCAGAAGAGGTCTGTCCTCAAATTCACCCTGCTCTTCCTCAACACCCTTAAAACAAACAGACCAACAAAAAACTTCACCACTTTCATATATAGGACCTGCACACCTGAGACCGATATCAAAAGTTAGGTGGGCAGAGCATCAGCAGCCATGGAGGTGGAGAGAGAGCTTTCAGGTAGAGCCAAGGAACAGGGGCTTAAACCAAGAAGCTGGGTCAGGGTACCaggaggatgatgatgaaggtGATGAAGACCTACCATCACCTCCGCTAGTAGACAGAACAATCCACCATCACGCTTTCCTGAGAAATCCCAACCTTGCTAGCAGTGGGTACAGTCGAATGACAGGCCAAAGGAGTACTGATGGAGTACAGTGTGCTTCAAGAAACTTAATGAGACCTGGAAGCTCAATGATGAAGGAGTCTTGCTCAGCTGGAGGCAAAAGAACATCAG AGAGCTTCCAGCCTGGCAGTTCACTCTTCCGTGAGCACTATCCGCATGCTAGTCCATCGCTTAATGAAGGACAAGAGGGAGGAGGAAGAGAGAAAAGACCCAACATCagcaaaacacattttcagaCCAATGATATCAGGCTTTTTTCCTCTTGTTCTTCTACCAAAAACAGCCtttctcatttaaataattctaaAGACACAACACAGAACAAGGGTACACTGAAACATGCCAAAAAGCCTCTCAGGAAGAAGAACCCCAAAGGTCAAGAGGTCACAGGAAGTGAGGTGAAGCGGAGGGGACCAGGTCGACCAAGGAAAAACCCTGCACCGTGTTTTTTTCCAACTCTACTGGCCACACCTTTGCATCATGAAGTGACAGAATGTCCGGCAAAACGGAACAAAGGTGAAAGAGATGATTACACAGTGCTCAATGCGATTGAGACCATGGCTCAACATGAGAAAAGgcaaagaaggaaaaaaagagaTGAAGCTAGAAGCAACAAAGGTCAGGTAGATGAAGGAAAAGATGTAACTCTGAGCCAAGAGCCCTCACAGTCGCACGTTGACACATCCTCACCTTCCCAGGACCCATCAGTGTCAgtaaacagccaatcagagaagAGGTCTGCTGTGCCACATGAAAAGAAATACGAGTGGGCGGGGCTTTACTCAAATGTGTACAAAAGCGAGAA CCCCAGGAGTCTGTCCTCTCCAGTACACACAGACTGCCTTGAGTACGATCCTGAAGAACATGAGCACGGCCTGCTTCCTGCACCTTTACAC GAAAGTATCTGA